TACGGGCATGGCGCGCTGATTGCGATGCTGGCGGCGCTGGTGCTGTCCTACGCGACTTCGGAGCCGGCCATCGCCCTGGCCAGTGCTACGGCCTTCTTCGTTTCCGAACTGATCGACTGGCTGGTGTTCAGCGTCACCCGCAGGCCCCTGCGTGACCGTTTGTGGCTGAGCTCGGCGCTGAGTATTCCGGTGGACACCTTCATCTTCTTCGGCATGATCGGTGCGCTGACGCCTGCCGTGATCGGCACGGCGATGGCCTCGAAGTTCGCCGGTGTAACGGCGGTCTGGCTGATCATGGCATGGCGCGCGCGACGCGCGCTGGCGGTGGGTTGATCCGCGCCCGATTGATGTAGAATACCGGTCCTTTTTCAGCGGGCAGCACCAGCCGGCGCGCCCCGGACGCCTTCGAGGACCTGAAATGACCCGTATCGGAACCCCATTGTCGCCGACTGCGACCCGCGTACTGCTGTGTGGCTGCGGCGAACTGGGCAAGGAAGTGGTGATCGAGCTGCAGCGCCTGGGCGTCGAGGTGATCGCCGTGGACCGTTACGCCAACGCGCCTGCCATGCAGGTCGCGCACCGCAGCCATGTGATCAACATGCTCGACGGCGTCGCCCTGCGTGCGGTGATCGAAGCTGAAAAACCGCACTACATCGTGCCGGAAATCGAGGCCATCGCCACCGCTACGCTGGTCGAGCTGGAAAACGAAGGTTTCAACGTGGTGCCGACCGCCCGCGCCACCCAGCTGACCATGAACCGTGAAGGCATCCGTCGCCTGGCGGCTGAAGAGCTGCAGCTGCCGACCTCGCCCTATCACTTCGCCGACACCTATGAAGACTTTGCCAAGGGCGTGGCCGATGTTGGCTACCCGTGCGTGGTCAAGCCGGTAATGAGCTCGTCGGGCAAGGGCCAGAGCCTGCTGCGCAGCGATGCCGACCTGCAGAAAGCCTGGGACTACGCCCAGGAAGGCGGACGTGCCGGCAAGGGCCGGGTGATCGTCGAGGGTTTCATCGATTTCGAGTACGAAATCACCCTGCTGACCGTGCGTCATGTGGGCGGCACCACCTTCCTCGCGCCGGTCGGTCACCGTCAGGAGAAGGGCGACTATCAGGAGTCCTGGCAGCCTCAGGCGATGAGTCCGAAGGCGCTGGCCGAGTCGCAGCGTGTGGCCCAGGCCGTCACCGATGCGCTGGGCGGCCGTGGCCTGTTCGGCGTCGAGCTGTTCGTCAAGGGCGACCAGGTGTGGTTCAGCGAAGTGTCGCCACGTCCGCATGACACTGGTCTGGTCACCTTGATTTCCCAGGACCTGTCGCAGTTCGCCCTGCATGCCCGTGCGATTCTCGGCCTGCCTATCCCGGTGGTGCGTCAGTTCGGACCGTCGGCCTCGGCAGTGATCCTGCCCGAGGGCCAGTCGCAGCAGACCAGCTTCGCCAACCTGGGCGCAGCGCTGAGCGAGCCAGACACCGCCATTCGCCTGTTCGGCAAGCCGGAAATCAATGGCACCCGCCGCATGGGCGTGTGCCTGGCCCGCGACGAGTCGGTCGAAGCGGCACGGGCCAAGGCGACCCGTGCTTCACAGGCGGTCAAGGTCGAGTTCTGATCTGAGATCGCACGGGGCTGCCGAGCAGCCCATTCGCGGGCAAGCCCGCTCCTACAGACTCCTGTAGGAGCGGGCTTGCTTCAACTGCTCAAAGCTCGGTATGGCGGGTTTCCTTCAGGCACAGCACGGCAATCAGGCTGATCACCGCCGCCACCGACACATATCCCCCCACCCAGCTCAAACCGCCCATGCTCACCAGTTGCTGGGCGAAGAACGGTGCCGCCGAGGCGCCGACGATGCCGCCCAGGTTGTAGGCCGCCGAGGCCCCGGTGTAACGCACGTGGGTCGGAAACAGCTCAGGCAGCAGCGCGCCCATCGGTGCGAAGGTCACGCCCATCAGGAACAGTTCGATCGCCAGGAACAGCGCCACGCCGGCAGTGGAGCCCGAGGTCAGCAGGGGTTCCATGGTGAAGCCCGAGGCAATGGCCAGCAGGCCGCCGACGATCAGCACCGGCTTGCGCCCATAGCGGTCGCTCAGCCAGGCCGACAGCGGCGTAGCCAGGGCCATGAACACCACGGCGAAGCACAGCAGGCCGAGGAAGGTTTCGCGGCTGTAGCCCAGCGTCGACACGCCGTAGCTCAGCGAGAATACCGTGGAGATGTAGAACAGTGCGTAGCACACCACCATCGCTGCAGCGCCCAGCAAGGTGGGCATCCAGTATTTGGCGAACAGGTCGACCACCGGCATTTTCACCCGCTCTTGACGGGCTACGGCCTTGGCGAACACCGGGCTTTCCTCGAGCTTCAGGCGTACGTACAGCCCCACCAGCACCAGCGCAGCACTGAGCAGGAACGGAATGCGCCAGCCCCACTCACGGAACTGCTCGTCGCTGAGTACCAGTGCCAGGGTCAGGAACAGACCGTTGGCGGCGAGGAAACCAATCGACGGGCCCAACTGCGGGAACATGCCGAACCAGGCGCGCTTGCCGGGTGGTGCGTTCTCGGTGGCGAGCAGGGCCGCGCCGCCCCATTCGCCGCCCAACCCCAGCCCCTGGCCGAAGCGCAGCACGCAAAGGATGATCGGTGCCCACACGCCGATGCTGTCATAGCCTGGCAGTACACCGATCAGCGTGGTGGATACGCCCATCAGCAGCAATGAAGCGACCAGGGTCGACTTGCGCCCGATACGATCACCGAAGTGGCCGAACAAGGCCGAGCCCAGCGGTCGGGCAAGGAAGGCGATACCGAAGGTGAGAAAGGCTGCCAGCATCTGTGCGGTGCCTGAGCCGGACGGGAAGAATACTGGCCCGATCACCAGCGCAGCGGCCGTGGCGTACACGTAGAAATCGTAGAACTCGATGGCGGTGCCGATGAAGCTGGCGGTGGCGACCCGGGCGGGCGAATTGACCGGGGTCGCCGAGTCAGGCTCGGCGTAGGTGCTGCTGGTTGTCATGCGTAGGTCCCTGAACAGTCGTTCGCGCGGCCGAGCAGGCGGGCCGCAGCGTATTGTTGTGGTTCGCCAGGCTGACGAGGGCCCAAGGGGTGGCAGGGAGCGGGCGCTGCTCGGGGTAGGACGCAGGGCTGCTGGCACGTCAGTGAGGCGGACTGGCCGTGGGGCGCCGGGTGCGGGTAGCAGGCGGGACGGCAGGGCTGGGTAAGCGTGGCCCGAGTATAGCTATCGGGTTACGGTCCAGACCAGTACCTTGCTGGCGCAATTGTCCTCGGTTTCGAGGATTTCCAGGCGGTAGCGTCCGACTTTCAGGCATACCGCGCTTGCCGGGATGCTTTCCAGTGCTTCGGTGACCAGGCCATTGAGGGTTTTCGGGCCGCCGTCGCAGGGCAGGTGCCATCCCAGGCTGCGGTTGAGCTCGCGCAGCGAGGCGGTGCCTTCGATGATGAAGCGGCCATCGGGCTGGGGATGGATATGGGGGTTGTCCAGGCTCTGTTCGTCCTCGAACTCGCCGACGATCTCTTCAAGGATGTCTTCGAGCGTTACGATCCCCAGCACTTCGCCGTACTCGTCCACGACCACGCCCATTCGCCGCTGCTGCTTGTGGAAGTTCAGCAGTTGCATTTGCAGTGGGGTGCTTTCCGGGACGAAGTAGGGCTCGTAGCAGGCGGCCTGCAGCTTCTCCAGGGTCAGTTCGGCGCGTGGCAGCAGGTGGCTGATGAGCTTGGTGTTGAGGATCGCTTCGACCTGGTTGATGTCGTTGTGATAGACGGGCAGGCGGGTGTGGCGGCTGAGGATCAACTGTTCGATGACCTGTTCGATCGGGTCGTCGAGGTTGATGCCGTCGACTTCGTTGCGCGGGACCAGAATGTCGTTGACGGTAATCTTGTCCAGCGCTTGCAGGCCCTCGATCAGCCCCTGGCGTGGTGGTTCGTGGGGCTCGTCGTCATCCTGGGCGTCGTCATCCTGTGGGTGCAGGGCGACGGCGTTGGGTTGTACGCGCAATGGGCGCAGGATCAGCTTGGCCGTGCCGTCGAGCAGGCAGGCCACAGGCTGCAGTGCCGCCAGTGGCAGCTTGAGCAGGCTGGCGCCAAGGCTGACATAGGCCTGTGGGTTGCGCCGGGCCAGGCGCCTTGGCAGGTATTCGGTCAGCACCAGCAGTGCCAGCGTGGCGCACAGCCCGGCCAGCCAGAAACCATGCTCGCCGCTGTAGCGCTGGCCGATCAGGCAGGCCAGGCCCAGCACCAGCAATCTGCCCAGGCTGGCACAGAGCACCAAGGCCTGGGCGGGCAGGGTGGGCTGTTCGGCTTCACCGGCGCGGGCATGGCCGTTGAGTTGCTGGCGTGCGGCCTCGACCGCGCTGAACAGCGCCGACCACAGCAGCGCCAGTATCAGGGTGCCGAGCAGCGGGGCGTACGGCAAAGTGTCCATGATTGCCCGTCAGATGTGCAGGATGAATTCGCGAACCAGCTTGCTGCCAAAATAGGCCAGCATCAGCAGGCAGAAGCCCGCCAGGGTCCAGCGGATCGCCTTGTGCCCGCGCCATCCCAGGCGATTGCGCCCCCACAGCAGGACGCTGAACACGATCCAGGCCAGGCACGACAGCGAGGTCTTGTGTACCAGGTGCTGGGCGAACAGGTTCTCGAAGAACAGCCAGCCGGAGATCAGCGAAAGCGACAGGAAGATCCAGCCCGCCCAGAGAAAGCCGAACAGCAGGCTTTCCATTGTTTGCAGTGGAGGGAAGTTGCGGATCAGCCCCGAGGGATGCTTGTGCTTGAGCTGGTGGTCCTGGAGCAACAGCAGCAACGCCTGGACCACGGCGATGGTGAACAGGCCGTAGGCGAGGATCGACAGCAGGATATGCGCCAGGATGCCGGGTTCTTCATTGACCAGCGGCACGGTGCCCGCCGGTGCGAACTGGGCCAGCAGCGCCGTCACTGCCCCCAGCGGGAACAGCAGCACCAGCAGGTTCTCCACCGGAATGCTCAGGCAGGCGAGCAGCGTCAGGGCGATCACCGCGGTGGCGATCAGGCTGGCGGCGCTGAAGAAGTCGAGGCTCAGGCCCAGCGGGGTGAGCAACTGGAAGAACAGGGCGCAGGTCTGTGCGACAACGGCAATCACGCCCAGCAGGCCGAGCAGGCGTTTGTCGACCTTGGCACCCTGTGCCAGGCGCGAACCTTGATAGGCCGTCGCGGCAATATAAAGGATGGCTGCGATCAGGTTGGGGATGAGGCTGGGTGAGGAGAGCATAGGTCCTGGTAGGCGAGCCCTTAAAGGAGGGGAGTTTGGCATAGAACGCGGTTGCCTAGGAAGACTGCAGACCGCCTCGGCCTTTTCGCGGCCAGTCCTGCTCCTGCAACCCCTGAGTTTCGTGGGCGCGGGCTGCCCGCGAACGGCCCCCCGATCACCGCTCGGCACCAAGGTGTGCGCCACCGCCGCTCTCCGTTATAATGCGCGGCTTGCTGTGCCCTTCGCGTGTGGATATCCGCCAGGGCACCTGAACAACCTCGGCTTTATTGGGCCTGAAAGGATCACCATGTTCGAAAACCTGACCGACCGCCTGTCACAGACGCTGCGCCATGTCACCGGCAAGGCCAAGCTGACCGAAGAGAACATCAAGGACACGTTGCGTGAAGTGCGCATGGCCCTGCTCGAGGCCGACGTTGCCCTGCCGGTGGTCAAGGACTTCGTCAACAGCATCAAGGAGCGTGCGGTCGGCACCGAGGTGTCGCGCAGCCTGACGCCGGGCCAGGCGTTCGTGAAGATCGTCCAGGCCGAGCTGGAAAGCCTGATGGGCGCGGCCAACGAAGACCTCGCGCTCAATGCCGCTCCGCCAGCCGTGGTACTGATGGCAGGCCTGCAGGGCGCGGGCAAGACCACCACTGCCGGTAAGCTGGCGCGCTTCCTGAAAGAGCGCAAGAAAAAGACCGTCATGGTGGTGTCCGCCGACGTCTACCGCCCGGCGGCGATCAAGCAGCTCGAAACCCTGGCCAACGACATCGGCGTGACCTTCTTCCCGTCCGACATCAGCCAGAAGCCGGTCGATATCGCCGAGGCGGCGATTCGCGAAGCCAAGATCAAGTTCATCGACGTGGTCATCCTCGATACCGCCGGCCGTCTGCACATCGACGCCGACATGATGGACGAGATCAAGGCCCTGCACGCGGCGGTCAAGCCGGTCGAGACGCTGTTCGTGGTCGATGCCATGACCGGCCAGGACGCCGCCAACACCGCCAAGGCCTTCGGTGAGGCGCTGCCGCTGACCGGCGTGGTGCTGACCAAGGTCGATGGCGATGCCCGTGGCGGTGCCGCGCTGTCGGTGCGCGCCATTACTGGCAAGCCGATCAAGTTCATCGGTATGGGCGAGAAGACCGAAGCCCTCGAGCCTTTCCACCCCGACCGCATCGCCTCGCGCATCCTCGGCATGGGCGACGTGCTCAGCCTGATCGAGCAGGCCGAGCAGAACATCGACAAGGCCAAGGCCGACAAGCTGGCCAAGAAGCTGAAGAAGGGCAAGGGCTTCGACCTCGAAGACTTCCGCGACCAACTGCAGCAGATGAAGAACATGGGCGGCCTGGGTGGCCTGATGGACAAGCTGCCCAGCATCGGTGGCGTCAACCTGTCGCAGATGGGCAACGCGCAGGGGGCGGCCGAGAAGCAATTCAAGCAGATGGAAGCGATCATCAACTCCATGACCCCTGCCGAGCGCCGTGACCCCGACCTGATCAGCGGTTCGCGCAAGCGCCGTATCGCCCTGGGCTCCGGCACGCAGGTGCAGGATATCGGCCGGCTGATCAAGCAGCACAAGCAGATGCAGAAGATGATGAAGAAATTCTCCGCCAAGGGCGGCATGGCCAAGATGATGCGTGGCCTGGGCGGGATGCTGCCGGGCGGCGGCATGCCGAAGCTGTAACCGAATCCGCTTGGTCGCCTTGATAGGCGGCCAGGCAGACCCCGCCTTGGCGGGAAAGCGCCGCAAAACAGCGGCTTAAGCGGCAGGTCTGGATTGCTTTGCATGGCTCTTGCGAAAAAGCCATTTGCAAATGTCCGTGTATTCCCTGAGAATATGCGGCCTTTTGGGCACCCGTGTGCCTATTTGGCATTCAGATTTGCAGCACTGACTGCAGTACCGACTATAGGAACGATGTTCACATGGTAACCATTCGTCTGGCCCGTGGCGGCTCGAAAAAGCGCCCTTTCTACCACCTGACCGTGACCAACTCGCGTAACGCCCGTGACGGCCGTTTCGTTGAGCGCGTTGGCTTCTTCAACCCGATCGCCTCGGGCGCCGAAGTCAAGCTGTCGGTCAACCAGGAACGCGTCACCTACTGGCTGAGCCAGGGCGCGCAGCCGTCTGAGCGTGTTGCTCAGCTGCTGAAGGACGCTGCCAAGGCTGCTGCCTGAGCAGTATGAACGCGACGCCAGAAAAGGCTGACGACCTCATCGTCGTTGGCAAGATTTTTTCGGTTCACGGCGTTCGCGGCGAGGTGAAGGTGTATTCCTTTACCGATCCGATTGAAAACCTGTTGGATTATCCGCGCTGGACGCTTCGGCACGAAGGCAAGGTAAAGCAGGTCGAGCTGGTCAACGGTCGTGGCTCCCAGAAGGGCCTGGTCGTGAAACTGAAAGGCCTCGACGATCGCGATGAAGCCCGTCTTCTGAGCGGTTACGAAATCTGCATTGCGCGGAGCCTTTTGCCCAACCTGGCCGCCGACGAGTACTACTGGTACCAGTTGCAGGGCCTGAAGGTCATCAACCAGGACGAACAACTGTTCGGCAAGGTCGATCACCTGTTGGAGACCGGTGCGAACGATGTAATGGTGGTCAAGCCTTGCGCAGGCAGCCTGGATGATCGCGAGCGTCTGTTGCCCTATACGGAGCAATGTGTGCTGGCAATCGACCTGGAAGCAGGTGTGATGCGAGTCGAATGGGACGCGGATTTCTAGACGATGGGTAACCTTCGAGTAGAAGTCGTCACGTTGTTCCCCGAGATGTTCTCGGCCATCACGGAGTACGGCATTACCAGTCGTGCGGTGAAACAGGGGTTGCTGCAAGTGACCTGCTGGAACCCACGGGACTACACCACTGATCGCCACCACACGGTGGATGATCGGCCGTTTGGCGGTGGTCCGGGCATGGTGATGAAGATCAAGCCTCTGGAAGACGCCCTGGCCAGTGCCAGGCAGGCAACCGGAGCATCGGCGAAGGTGATCTACCTCTCGCCACAAGGCCGCAAGCTGACTCAGCAGGCGGTCAAAGGCCTGGCCGAACAGGAATCGTTGATCCTGATCGCCGGTCGTTATGAAGGCATCGACGAGCGTTTTATCGAAGCTCATGTCGATGAGGAGTGGTCGATTGGTGACTATGTACTTTCCGGTGGCGAGCTGCCGGCCATGGTACTGATCGATGCGGTTACGCGGCTGCTGCCCGGAGCTTTAGGGCATGTGGACTCGGCGGAGGAAGACTCCTTCACCGATGGTCTGCTGGATTGCCCGCACTACACCCGACCTGAGGTGTATGCGGATCAGCGTGTACCCGACGTGTTGCTAAGTGGCAACCATGCACACATCCGGCGTTGGAGAATGAAGCAGTCCCTTGGTAGGACCTTCGAACGACGCGCCGATCTTCTGGAAAGTCGCTCGCTTTCTGGAGAAGAGAAGAAGCTGCTCGAGGAATACCTCCGCGAGCGGGACGATAGTTAACGTATCGATGGTGGATCGAGTTATCCATCTTAGGAGCACAGCATGACCAACAAGATCATCCAGCAGCTCGAAGCCGAGCAGATGAGCAAGGAAATCCCGACCTTCGCACCAGGCGACACCATTGTCGTTCAGGTTAAAGTGAAGGAAGGCGATCGCTCGCGTCTGCAGGCGTTCGAAGGCGTTGTTATCGCCAAGCGTAACCGCGGTCTGAACAGCGCTTTCACCGTGCGCAAGATCTCCAGCGGCGTTGGCGTAGAGCGTACCTTCCAGACCTACAGCCCACAGATCGACAGCCTGGCCGTGAAACGTCGTGGTGACGTGCGTAAAGCCAAGCTGTACTACCTGCGCGACCTGTCCGGCAAAGCCGCTCGCATCAAGGAAAAACTGTCCTGAGTGCAGTTTGACCGGTGGCTTCGGCCACCTGGCGAGAGAAAAAGCAGCCTTCGGGCTGCTTTTTTGCATTCTGTGGTATTGGTGTTGCCTGCTTCGCGGGTCGCTCCGCTGCCATTCCCTTGCAAAGTGAGTACCCCATGACTACCACCCCAAGAGATCAGGAAATCCAGCGGCGTACCGAGCTGTCGATCACTCGCGTGACCAAGGCCGTTTTCCCCAACACCACCAACCACCACAACACCTTGTTCGGCGGCACCGCGCTGGCCTGGATGGACGAGGTGTCGTTCATCGCCGCTACGCGTTTCTGTCGCCTGCCGCTGGTGACCGTGTCCACTGACCGCATCGACTTCAAGCACCCGATCCCGGCGGGCTCGATCGTCGAGCTGGTTGGCAGCGTGATCAAGGTGGGCAATACCAGCTTGCAGGTGCAGGTCGATGTGTTCGTCGAGAACATGTACCTCGACGGCCGCGAGCGTGCGATTCATGGGGTTTTCAGCTTCGTCGCCATCGACGAGGACAAGCGGCCGGTGCCAGTACTGGCCCAGGCCTGAGTTCTCCAGTGCGCGCCCTTTCGCGGGTAAACCCACCGGTGCTACGCGATCCCTGTAGGAGCGGGTTTACCCGCGAAGAGGCCGATACAGACAACAATTATGCGTCTGTGAAACACTAGCCCACTTTCAACACCCAGCAGCCCTCCGAATGCCCGCCCTGGACCACCCCCTGATCGATCAGTTTCTCGATGCCCTCTGGCTGGAAAAAGGCCTGTCCGACAACACCCGCGTGTCCTACCGCAGCGACCTGGCCCTGTTCAATGGCTGGTTGCAGGAGCGTGGCGTGACGTTGCCCGATGCAGGTCGCGATTCGATCCTCGACCACCTTGCCTGGCGCTTCGATCAGGGTTACAAGCCGCGTTCCACTGCACGTTTTCTCTCTGGAGTGCGTGGTTTTTATCGTTATCTGCTGCGGGAAAAGCTCATAGGTGTCGACCCGACCTTGCAGGTCGATATGCCGCAACTGGGTAGGCCTTTGCCCAAGTCCCTGTCGGAAGCGGATGTCGAAGCGTTGCTCAAGGCGCCGGACCTGGCCGAAGCCATCGGCCAGCGCGACCGCGCCATGCTCGAGGTGCTCTACGCCTGCGGCCTGCGGGTCACCGAGCTGGTGAGCCTGACTCTCGATCAGGTCAACCTGCGCCAGGGCGTGCTGCGGGTGATGGGCAAGGGCAGCAAGGAGCGCCTGGTGCCGATGGGCGAGGAGGCGGTGCTGTGGATCGAGCGCTACCTGCGTGACGGTCGGGCCGAGCTGCTCAACGGGCGTCCCAGCGATGTGCTGTTCCCCAGCCTGCGGGGCGAGGAAATGACCCGCCAGACCTTCTGGCATCGCATCAAGCATCACGCCCGCGTGGCGGGGATCGACAAGCCGCTGTCACCGCACACCCTGCGCCATGCTTTCGCTACGCATCTGCTCAATCACGGGGCCGACCTGAGGGTGGTGCAGATGCTGTTGGGGCACAGCGACCTTTCCACCACGCAGATCTACACCCACGTCGCCAAGGCTCGTTTGCAGCAGTTGCACGCCCAGCATCATCCGCGTGGATGAATGATTTTCATGTTCCGCCCGGCGGCCATCAGACAGTGATTTCGCTGCGGCCTGATGTGGTAGGCTTGAGCGGTTTGCACCAGGGACCGCCCGGTCGCCGCGATTTTTCCGCAGGCGACGTCCTCCGGTCCCCGTCCGCCTTCAGGAGTACCCCATGCGCGTGACCCAGATTTTTGCCGCCGCCGCCCTGGCGCTGGCCAGTACCTTTGCCGTTGCTGCGGCCACCGACGTCACTGCCGGTGCCGAGCAGGCCATTCGCAACACACTCAAGACCCTGGAATTGGAAGTACCGATCGAAAGCGTCGCCAGCAGCCCGGTCGGCGGCTTGTACGAAGTCAAGCTGCAGGGCGGTCGCGTGCTCTATGCCAGCGCAGACGGCCAGTTCGTCATGCAGGGCTACCTGTACCAGATCCAGGATGGCAAGCCGGTCAACCTGACCGAGAAAACCGAACGCCAGGGTATCGCCAAGCTGATCAACGGTATTCCTGCGGCTGAAATGGTGGTCTACCCGGCCAAGGGCGAAACCAAATCGCACATCACCGTGTTCACCGACACGACCTGCCCGTACTGCCACAAGCTGCACGCCGAAGTGCCAGAGCTGAACAAGCGCGGTATCGAAGTGCGCTATGTCGCCTTCCCGCGCCAGGGCCTGGGCTCGCCGGGTGACGAGCAGTTGCAGGCCGTCTGGTGCTCCAGCGATCGCCGTGCGGCGATGGACAAGATGGTCGACGGCAAGGAAATCAAGGCGGCCAAGTGCGCCAACCCGGTCAGCAAGCAGTTCCAGCTCGGCCAGTCGATCGGTGTCAACGGCACGCCAGCGATCGTGCTCGAAAGCGGCCAGGTGATCCCGGGCTACCAGCCGGCACCGCAGGTGGCCAAGCTGGCCCTGGCCGGCCAGGCGCAAGCCGCCAAGTAATTCATTCAATACGCCGTCGTCATGGGGTGACGGCATGTTTCACGGTCGGCGCAGGTGCCGGCCGTTCAATGGGGAGTTCACAGTGAAACCGGTCAAAGTAGGCATCTGTGGGTTGGGGACCGTCGGTGGCGGTACCTTCAATGTACTTCAGCGCAACGCCGAGGAGATTGCCCGCCGTGCCGGGCGCGGTATTGAAGTGGCTCAG
The Pseudomonas putida genome window above contains:
- a CDS encoding DsbC family protein, which codes for MRVTQIFAAAALALASTFAVAAATDVTAGAEQAIRNTLKTLELEVPIESVASSPVGGLYEVKLQGGRVLYASADGQFVMQGYLYQIQDGKPVNLTEKTERQGIAKLINGIPAAEMVVYPAKGETKSHITVFTDTTCPYCHKLHAEVPELNKRGIEVRYVAFPRQGLGSPGDEQLQAVWCSSDRRAAMDKMVDGKEIKAAKCANPVSKQFQLGQSIGVNGTPAIVLESGQVIPGYQPAPQVAKLALAGQAQAAK